The Nothobranchius furzeri strain GRZ-AD chromosome 8, NfurGRZ-RIMD1, whole genome shotgun sequence genome includes a region encoding these proteins:
- the calr gene encoding calreticulin yields the protein MTTLSLILMAVSAASVLAESTVHFREQFEDSDGWKSRWVESKHKSDYGKFVLSAGKFYGDVEKDKGLQTSQDARFYALSARFDDFSNKGQPLVIQFTVKHEQSIDCGGGYIKLFPSELNQENMHGDSVYNIMFGPDICGPGTKKVHVIFNYKGKNHLINKDIRCKDDEYSHLYTLIVNPDNTYEVKIDNKKVESGNLEDDWDFLPPKKIKDPEAKKPEDWDDREKIPDPDDKKPEDWDKPENIPDPDAKKPDDWDEEMDGEWEPPMVTNPDYKGEWKPREIDNPAYKGKWVHPEIDNPEYTADSEIYKYSSIGVIGLDLWQVKSGTIFDNFLITNDPKLAEEVGDDTWGKTKDAERKMKEAQEEEDRKNREEEDKRREEAKEEDEEEEEKEEEEEEEEEEGEEPEEEEEEEEEDEGTDSKLKEEL from the exons ATGACAACGTTGTCGCTGATTTTGATGGCGGTGTCGGCTGCATCTGTTCTGGCCGAGTCCACTGTGCACTTCCGAGAGCAGTTTGAGGACTCCG ATGGCTGGAAGAGTCGCTGGGTGGAATCCAAACACAAGTCAGACTATGGCAAGTTCGTCCTGTCTGCAGGGAAATTTTATGGGGACGTGGAAAAAGACAAAG GTCTGCAGACGAGCCAGGATGCCCGCTTTTATGCTCTGTCAGCCCGTTTCGACGACTTCAGTAACAAGGGCCAGCCTTTAGTCATCCAGTTCACTGTGAAACACGAGCAGAGCATTGACTGTGGTGGAGGCTACATCAAACTGTTCCCCTCTGAACTCAACCAGGAGAACATGCACGGAGACTCTGTCTACAACATCATGTTTG GTCCTGATATTTGTGGTCCAGGCACTAAGAAAGTCCACGTGATCTTTAACTACAAAGGCAAAAACCATTTGATTAACAAGGACATCCGGTGCAAG GATGATGAGTATTCCCACTTGTACACACTGATCGTCAATCCTGACAACACTTACGAGGTGAAGATCGACAATAAGAAGGTGGAGTCAGGCAATCTGGAGGATGATTGGGacttcctgccccccaaaaagatTAAAGACCCAGAGGCCAAAAAGCCAGAGGACTGGGACGACAGGGAGAAGATTCCAGATCCTGACGATAAGAAGCCAGAG GACTGGGACAAGCCCGAGAACATCCCAGATCCTGATGCTAAAAAGCCCGACGACTGGGATGAGGAGATGGATGGAGAGTGGGAGCCACCGATGGTTACCAACCCTGATTATAAG GGCGAGTggaagcccagagagattgataacCCTGCTTACAAAGGAAAGTGGGTCCACCCTGAGATTGACAACCCAGAGTACACGGCTGACTCTGAGATCTACAAGTACAGCAGCATCGGTGTGATTGGGCTTGATCTGTGGCAG GTCAAGTCTGGCACCATTTTTGATAACTTCCTTATCACCAATGATCCAAAACTGGCTGAAGAAGTGGGCGACGATACCTGGGGTAAAACTAAG GATGCTGAGAGAAAAATGAAGGAAGCCCAAGAGGAAGAAGATCGTAAAAACCGCGAGGAGGAGGACAAGAGACGAGAGGAGGCAAAGGaggaagatgaggaggaggaggagaaggaggaggaggaagaggaggaggaggaggaaggagaggagcctgaagaggaggaggaggaagaggaggaagatgaaggCACAGACTCTAAACTCAAAGAGGAGTTATAA
- the tor3a gene encoding torsin-3A: MGENRWVVSSYRSPMLARWLLLLVCAVHAEADFFHFDSISNVSTYYFNYIYCNIWEGECQPNQDDATQQVPTRELWPGFPQDYMGVLHQWYCSLGQCCESGDCRITNNITGLAKDLRTKLHGQHLAQSVVLKAVQGFINSPESNKPLTLSFHGWSGTGKNFVARIIADNLYRDGVKSECVRLFIAPFHFPHARLVDTYKGQLREAIRDMVLRCPQTLFIFDEAEKLHPGLIDAIKPYMDHYDNVDGVTYRRAIFLFLSNIGGAAINDVALDFWHSGQNREDIGMEDLEHRLRAETMESQGGFAQSALMSGHLIDFYVPFLPLEYRHVKLCARDAYIAWGLETDEATLDEVAKAMLYVPKEERLFSAQGCKSIPQRINFFLP, from the exons ATGGGAGAGAACCGCTGGGTAGTGTCTTCCTACCGCTCCCCGATGTTAGCGCGGTGGTTGCTGCTGCTCGTCTGCGCTGTACACGCAGAGGCCGATTTCTTCCACTTCGACAGCATTAGTAACGTTTCTACCTattattttaattacatttactGCAACATATGGGAGGGGGAGTGTCAGCCCAACCAGGACGATGCCACACAGCAAG TTCCTACCAGGGAGCTGTGGCCAGGCTTTCCCCAGGACTACATGGGTGTGCTGCATCAGTGGTACTGTAGCTTGGGGCAGTGCTGCGAGTCTGGAGACTGCAGGATAACCAACAACATCACAG GTTTGGCCAAGGACCTTCGGACCAAGCTTCATGGTCAGCACCTGGCCCAGTCTGTGGTTCTTAAAGCCGTGCAAGGTTTCATCAACAGCCCGGAGTCCAACAAGCCTCTGACGCTCTCATTTCACGGCTGGTCCGGAACTGGAAAGAACTTCGTGGCCCGGATTATCGCCGATAACCTGTACCGGGACGGGGTGAAGAGCGAGTGCGTTCGTTTGTTTATCGCCCCGTTCCACTTCCCACACGCCAGGCTGGTGGACACGTACAAG GGCCAGCTGAGGGAGGCCATCCGAGACATGGTGCTGCGCTGCCCACAGACGCTGTTCATCTTCGACGAGGCTGAAAAGCTCCACCCAGGACTCATTGATGCTATCAAGCCCTACATGGATCACTATGACAACGTGGATGGAGTCACCTACCGTAGAGCCATCTTCCTCTTCCTCAG CAACATTGGCGGTGCAGCGATCAACGACGTCGCGCTGGACTTCTGGCACTCTGGTCAGAATCGAGAGGACATCGGTATGGAAGATCTGGAACATCGACTTCGAGCTGAAACTATGGAGTCACAAG GTGGGTTTGCCCAGAGTGCGCTCATGTCAGGTCACCTAATTGATTTCTATGTGCCGTTTCTTCCTCTGGAGTATCGACATGTAAAACTCTGTGCACGAGATGCCTACATAGCCTGGGGTCTCGAGACGGATGAGGCAACGCTGGATGAGGTGGCCAAGGCAATGCTGTATGTCCCCAAGGAGGAGAGACTGTTCTCAGCCCAAGGATGCAAGTCCATACCGCAGAGGATCAACTTCTTCCTCCCATAG